The following DNA comes from Synechococcus sp. CC9616.
CCCCAGCAGAGAGGGATTCCAAGACTCAGGGCGGGTGGCAGCAGGCCGAGAATCTGCGCCGCCAAGGCTCGAGAGCCTTTCAGTTCCCAGGCCGTGGCATCACCTCCGGCAACACCATCGCTCCACCGACGGCTGCGTTGACGCAACTGACGCTCAGCCGCAACGAGGCTGAGAACGATCACCAGTGTGACCAGCGCGAGAGCGATGGCCCCTGCGGGATTGCCCTCCGCCTGCCATGCCTCGAGGATGCCGGCGGAAAGACTTGGAATTCCCAACAGTTCCACCGCTCCCAGTTCGTTCACGATCTCCATTCCCATCAGGGCAACACCTGCCCCGATGGCCGGCAGGGCAATGGGTAGTGCAACACGACGGAAGGCTTGCCATGGCCCAACACCGAGGCTTCGGCAAGCTTCAAGCTGCCGTCGACCGCTCACCGAGAAGCTTTCGGTGCTTAACAGGAAAACGTAGGGGTAGGTGCTGAGTGCCATGACGGCAATTCCCCAGCCGATGCCATTGATCAGGATTCCGTTGCGGCTTCCGAGGTCGATCAACGTGGCAGACAGCAAATAGGCAGGCGTTGCCAGGGGAATGAGCTGGGCAATGCGAAGCCAGCGCCGGCCTGTGAAGCGACAGTTGCTGAGCAGCCAGCCGTTGGCAGCTCCGATCACCGTTCCGAAGAATGCGCTGCCGATCAGAAGTTGGAAGGTGCCAAGAATCTGTTCACCGCCGTCAGCGCTCAGTTGGAGAAAATTACCTTCTGAGGCTTGAATTGCTTCGTTAAGTAAACTGATCAGTGGCCAAATTGCCAACAGGGCAATTGACGCAGAAAGAACGATAAGAACAGATCGGTTGCCTGAACGTATTAATGGTGTTATCGCCATTCTGGCTGGTCAATCAATTGATTCGTTGAGTCTATACAGCAGTTCATGGGGTGGCAAACAGCATCTGAATTGTTGTGATGTGGCTTGATTAAATGCATCCTTATGGCCGGTCACGCATCGATCACGGGCCTATGCATGCCTGGTGAAACTGTTTTTACCCATGCGTATCTATGTGGGCACCTGAAGCGTCTTGATGGAATGTCTGTTCAAATGATTTGTCTGAGGATTTGGCAGGTATGTCCCTGATAGGCCTTTCCAAGGAAAAGGTTTGCCGGAATATTTGTCGAGATTGTTTTGCCTGCGACTCGTGCTCGGCATACACCTTGCTTAGCTGCGGCAGAGGTTGATGATTGCTATGGGATGCTCCTGAATGACTACAGGTCTCGGCATTTAGGGTCGTGTTCAATCTCACTTAGGCCTTCAACTTTCTTGAGGTGGTACGGGATAAACACCCTTTAATGAAGGCCATGCATCAAGCCAAGGTCAAGGTTTAAATCGCACACCTTGCGTCCTCAATTGATGCAGCCGTCCGGGACGTCTCTTTTCATGATTCGACTTAATCACTCAATCAATCGCGCATAGTGGCGAACCCTGTTTCTCTCCAGTCGATCTGGCACCGGTATCCAGGGTCCGGCGATGGCTGGTCGCTCAGGGGCATTGATATAGATATCGCAGAGGGAGAGCTGCTGGGGCTTCTGGGTCCATCTGGTTGCGGAAAAACCACTCTGCTGCGCTGCATCGCTGGCTTTGAAAATCCCGCCAAGGGCACCATTTTCATGCGAGGGGATCCGGTGGGTGGCTCGGGGCGACTGGTTCCTCCTGAACGTCGTGGCGTTGGCATGGTGTTTCAGGACTATGCCCTCTTCCCACACCTAACGGCCTGGAAGAACGCATGTTTCGGTCTGATGAGGGGCGCTGACACCAGTCGTGTGTCCTGGTTGTTTGAACTGCTTGGGATTCAGGGGCTCGAGAAGCGCTTTCCCCATCAGCTGTCCGGTGGGCAGCGCCAACGCTTGGCCCTCGCCAGGGCTTTGGCGCCCTCGCCCAAGGTTGTTTTGCTGGATGAACCTTTTTCGAGCCTGGATGTCGAGGTTCGTTTACGCCTTCGCGGCGAACTGAGTGGGGTGTTGCAAGCCTGTGGCGCGAGTGGCGTCATCGTGACCCACGATCCAGGTGAAGCTTTGGCGATCTGTGATCGTGTGGCGGTGATGAGAGACGGTTTGCTTCACCAATGCTCGTCCCCTCAGGAGATCGTGCGTGATCCCGCAACAGCTTTTGTTGGATCGTTTGTGTTGCAGAGCAATGTCATTCCAGTGCAGCAACCCAAGCATGGGGAGTTGTCTTGCGCT
Coding sequences within:
- a CDS encoding iron ABC transporter permease; protein product: MAITPLIRSGNRSVLIVLSASIALLAIWPLISLLNEAIQASEGNFLQLSADGGEQILGTFQLLIGSAFFGTVIGAANGWLLSNCRFTGRRWLRIAQLIPLATPAYLLSATLIDLGSRNGILINGIGWGIAVMALSTYPYVFLLSTESFSVSGRRQLEACRSLGVGPWQAFRRVALPIALPAIGAGVALMGMEIVNELGAVELLGIPSLSAGILEAWQAEGNPAGAIALALVTLVIVLSLVAAERQLRQRSRRWSDGVAGGDATAWELKGSRALAAQILGLLPPALSLGIPLCWGVLNLDQLNQPQSEDLLAMVLRTFLLGLAAAVLAVLASLILALAKRWIEAGWLKGLTFLAGMGYAIPGTVLALALLFANTPWQFSPIILLLWGYSDRFLAVSKGGLDAALERINPSLDEAATGMGLNWLQVLQKVHFPLLRGPMTVGLLLVFVDTVKELPLTFALRPFDFDTLSVRVYQYAGDERLAEALLPALMILVLGLAASMALVPSLDQRPRQS
- a CDS encoding ABC transporter ATP-binding protein, whose translation is MANPVSLQSIWHRYPGSGDGWSLRGIDIDIAEGELLGLLGPSGCGKTTLLRCIAGFENPAKGTIFMRGDPVGGSGRLVPPERRGVGMVFQDYALFPHLTAWKNACFGLMRGADTSRVSWLFELLGIQGLEKRFPHQLSGGQRQRLALARALAPSPKVVLLDEPFSSLDVEVRLRLRGELSGVLQACGASGVIVTHDPGEALAICDRVAVMRDGLLHQCSSPQEIVRDPATAFVGSFVLQSNVIPVQQPKHGELSCALGSFRNRVQLEDLQQDWPDEACVLVDPQSIGLVADAGAQASVLGREFLGDLWEYRIRLGDLLLRARCPLEQNYLPHARCRVALKEDASVKLLPQRIDLTKIAA